A DNA window from Phragmites australis chromosome 11, lpPhrAust1.1, whole genome shotgun sequence contains the following coding sequences:
- the LOC133883965 gene encoding RING-H2 finger protein ATL39-like — MSTTGSGSPSPAAAASAAAVEDTSSHWAPHGPVLTACVAGINVFMILLILFFFWRFFSGKRGPSASAGADDDDASSSRSLPVASPWAPRRGRDAPVPRPQDDVASSLPVYVHSSAGASGKAAECAVCIVELRDGDAARLLPRCGHRFHADCVGAWLRLHATCPLCRASVLAPAAAPAGAETRNAKDDVGADCPV, encoded by the coding sequence ATGTCAACGACCGGGAGCGGCAGCCCTAGCCCTGCGgccgcggcgtcggcggcggcggtggaggataCCAGCAGCCACTGGGCACCGCACGGCCCGGTGCTGACGGCCTGCGTCGCGGGCATCAACGTGTTCATGATCCTCCTCATCTTGTTCTTTTTCTGGCGGTTCTTCTCCGGGAAACGGGGCCCGTCCGCGTCAGCCggcgccgacgacgacgacgcgtcGTCGTCCAGATCGCTGCCCGTAGCCTCCCCCTGGGCGCCCCGTCGAGGTCGCGATGCCCCCGTTCCGCGGCCGCAGGACGACGTGGCGTCGTCCCTGCCTGTGTACGTGCACTCCAGCGCCGGCGCAAGCGGGAAAGCGGCCGAATGCGCGGTGTGCATCGTGGAGctccgcgacggcgacgcggCGCGCCTCCTGCCCCGGTGCGGCCACCGGTTCCACGCCGACTGCGTGGGCGCGTGGCTGCGGCTCCACGCCACGTGCCCGCTCTGCCGCGCAAGCGTCCTCGCcccagccgccgcccccgccggcgCCGAGACCAGGAACGCCAAGGACGACGTCGGCGCGGACTGTCCCGTGTGA